The following coding sequences are from one Phyllostomus discolor isolate MPI-MPIP mPhyDis1 chromosome 11, mPhyDis1.pri.v3, whole genome shotgun sequence window:
- the NEK3 gene encoding serine/threonine-protein kinase Nek3 encodes MDGYTVLRVIGEGSFGRALLVQQESSPRTFAMKEIRLPKSSSETQNSRKEAVLLAKMKHPNVVAFEESFEAEGHLYIVMEYCDGGDLLQKIKHQKGRLFPEDTILNWFTQMCLGVNHIHKKRVLHRDIKSKNIFLTQNGKVKLGDFGSARLLSSPMAFACSYVGTPYYVPPEVWENMPYNNKSDIWSLGCTLYELCTLKHPFQAKSWKSLILKVCQGSVSPLPSHYSYELQHLIKQMFKRSPAHRPSATTLLSSCAVARRIPKCLTPEIIAEYGEQVLEETKKSKHSISRKKGKNFGKLFLFFKLSVLLKLQESLSQPTVVFKLNIQCCFWENVNLSRGVSPQSCNSALSPWRARTVLSVPFCVLGPKCEPLRPRKAGPASPPRRQWERTAPAAALAALGAASILASSFPAEDDRGGSVVKYSGNSARKQWLREPPETLLNLLENADLGLAFRTYTIHRPGSEGFLKGPLSEETEASDHVDGGDDAVVCDPERLEPRLDEEDTDFEEEDEFDWVSELKQRAGRPGASDV; translated from the exons TCTTCCTCTGAGACACAGAATTCCCGGAAGGAGGCTGTTCTGTTAGCCAAAATGAAACACCCCAACGTCGTGGCCTTTGAAGAATCATTTGAAG CTGAAGGACACCTCTACATCGTGATGGAGTATTGTGATGGAGGGGACCTCCTGCAGAAGATTAAGCATCAGAAGGGAAGGCTGTTTCCTGAGGATACG ATCCTTAATTGGTTCACACAAATGTGCCTCGGAGTCAACCACATTCACAAGAAGCGTGTGTTGCACAGAGACATCAAGTCCAAG AATATCTTCCTCACCCAAAATGGAAAAGTGAAACTGGGGGACTTTGGATCCGCCCGTCTCCTGTCCAG TCCCATGGCGTTTGCTTGCTCCTACGTGGGAACGCCTTACTACGTGCCCCCGGAGGTCTGGGAAAACATGCCTTACAACAACAAGAG TGACATCTGGTCCCTGGGCTGCACTCTGTACGAGCTCTGCACCCTGAAGCACCCG tttcaGGCAAAGAGTTGGAAAAGCCTTATCCTCAAAGTATGTCAGGGGTCCGTGAGCCCGCTGCCATCCCATTATTCCTATGAGCTTCAGCATCTCATCAAGCAGATGTTCAAAAggagccccgcccaccgcccctCCGCCACCACACTCCTCTCCAGCTGCGCAGTGGCCCGGCGCATCCCAAAGTGCCTCACCCCGGAG ATCATCGCAGAATATGGTGAGCAGGTGTTAGAAGAAACCAAGAAATCTAAGCATAGCATATCACGAAAGAAGGGTAAGAATTTtggaaagctttttcttttttttaaattaagtgttCTTCTGAAAT TACAAGAGTCACTTTCACAGCCGACTGTCGTCTTCAAGTTAAACATTCAGTGCTGTTTTTGGGAGAATGTGAACCTCTCTAGGGGTGTCAGCCCTCAGTCTTGTAACTCCGCCCTTTCCCCATGGCGTGCCAG GACTGTGCTCAGCGTCCCCTTTTGCGTTTTAGGACCCAAGTGCGAGCCCTTGCGGCCGAGGAAAGCCGGCCCAGCAAGTCCTCCCCGGCGCCAGTGGGAGAGAACCGCACCCGCGGCCGCGCTCGCCGCTCTGGGGGCTGCCTCCATCCTCGCCTCCAGCTTCCCCGCAGAGGACGACAGAG GCGGCTCTGTCGTCAAGTACAGTGGAAACAGTGCCCGTAAGCAGTGGCTCAGAGAGCCCCCCGAAACGCTGCTGAACCTCCTGGAGAACGCTGACCTCGGCCTGGCCTTCCGGACGTACACCATACACAGACCAG GCTCAGAAGGGTTCTTGAAGGGTCCCCTGTCTGAAGAAACGGAAGCGTCAGATCATGTTGACGGGGGCGACGATGCTGTCGTTTGCGATCCGGAGAGGCTCGAGCCTCGACTGGATGAGGAGGACAC GGACTTTGAGGAGGAAGATGAGTTCGACTGGGTGTCAGAACTGAAGCAGCGAGCTGGCCGGCCAGGGGCGTCCGATGTCTGA